One window of Nocardia nova SH22a genomic DNA carries:
- a CDS encoding lytic polysaccharide monooxygenase auxiliary activity family 9 protein produces the protein MRISSPQPRVVAAGVPDWIADELAAMKFFPATRGGLTDRYRPEDQPSDSIPGRQIPDGRIASVGRDDARKLDEPGISTWDANRVDPTAAITIRWSTRASHKVRRVNYFCTNPEWNPAEPLSRKHFRQAPADPVVPDNRLGYIPADTCRPFTTFTSPVPNYWAPEAFEPFTDGGMTASDLSHTITLPPRTGYHVLLGVCEVADTGMAFYSVVDMDIG, from the coding sequence ATGCGTATCTCGTCCCCGCAGCCGCGAGTGGTGGCTGCCGGTGTGCCCGACTGGATTGCCGACGAACTGGCGGCGATGAAATTCTTCCCCGCCACCCGCGGCGGTCTGACCGATCGCTACCGGCCGGAGGACCAGCCCAGCGACAGCATCCCCGGACGGCAGATTCCCGATGGGCGCATCGCGAGCGTCGGCCGCGACGACGCCCGGAAACTGGATGAACCCGGCATATCCACCTGGGATGCCAACCGCGTCGACCCCACCGCGGCCATCACCATCCGATGGTCGACCCGGGCATCGCACAAGGTCCGCCGCGTCAACTACTTCTGTACGAATCCGGAATGGAACCCGGCGGAGCCGCTGTCGCGCAAGCACTTCCGTCAGGCTCCCGCGGACCCGGTCGTCCCCGACAACCGGCTCGGATACATCCCGGCCGACACCTGCCGCCCGTTCACCACCTTCACCTCGCCGGTCCCCAACTACTGGGCCCCGGAGGCCTTCGAACCCTTCACCGACGGCGGCATGACGGCCTCGGACCTCTCCCACACCATCACGCTCCCGCCGCGCACGGGCTATCACGTCCTGCTGGGAGTCTGCGAGGTCGCCGACACCGGCATGGCCTTCTACTCCGTCGTCGACATGGATATCGGCTGA